The genomic DNA GATATGAAAATGTTACAAGTTTTTTGATATCCGGATGAATCTCGAATGATTCGGGTGAAATGATGTTAAAGAAAGTTTTTTTGACCCAGGTGGGTGTTTCGCGGAAAGACCATTGTGAATATATGCCTTCTGTTGCTTTCCTTAGAAACTGGGTGTTGATATCAGTGCCAAGGATTGTAATCTCCCACTCTTTCCAGTCCGGCAGAAGTGTGAGAAAAAGCATAGCTACGGTATAGGGCTCTTCACCGGTGCAGGCACCGGCACTCCAGATTCTTATCCTTTTACTCCCCTTAACCTGTTTAGAGTGAATGATTGAGGGAAGTAATCTGTCTTTTAGTAATGCTATGGTTTTTTTATCCCTGAAAAAATGGGTTTCGCCGATGGTGAGATGGCTTGCCAGGACCTCGATTTTTCTTTTTGACAAGGGTTTTGACAGCAGATCGCTGAAACAAAACTCATCTGTTCCAAGCCCAAGCTCATCGCAGGCGGAAATGATCTTCTTTT from Chitinispirillum alkaliphilum includes the following:
- a CDS encoding chemotaxis protein CheR, whose protein sequence is MGKRRFNDTQLIVLQHLIGLEMGLDFSREKMDFFEKKIISACDELGLGTDEFCFSDLLSKPLSKRKIEVLASHLTIGETHFFRDKKTIALLKDRLLPSIIHSKQVKGSKRIRIWSAGACTGEEPYTVAMLFLTLLPDWKEWEITILGTDINTQFLRKATEGIYSQWSFRETPTWVKKTFFNIISPESFEIHPDIKKLVTFSYLNLADDNYPSVLNNTNAMDLILCRNVLMYFSSEMRRQVIN